GAAAGACTCTGCGTCGGCGGACCTCTCGCTGTCGAGCACCTTCGCAGGACTGCTCGATTCGTACCGGCGGATGGACATCCCGCTGCAGCGGTACCTCCTGACGATCCTGTTGCCGGCGGTCGTGTTTTTCTTCGTGACGATCCTGGCCGCGCTGTTTCTGGACCTCCCCGCGGTGGCGACGGTCCCGATGCCCCTGCTCGGTGTGTTGATGCTCGTGACCGCGGTGTTCTACCCCAAGATCCAGCTCTCCCAGCGCAAGCGCGAACTCAACAACCGTTTTCACCTGATGGTCACGCACATGACCGTCCTCTCGACGACGAAGATCGACAGGATGGAAGTCTTTCGCGCACTCGCAGAGGAAGACGAGTACGGGGAACTCGCCACCGAGCTGGGTCGGATCGTCGAACTGGTCGACACATGGAACCAGAGCCTCGACGACGCGCTGCGCCGTCGCGCCAAGCAGGTGCCCAGCGACACGCTCTCTGATTTCTTCGATCGGCTGGCGTACAACCTCGGGGCCGGACAGGCCCTGGAGGACTACCTCGTCAGCGAGCAGGACATGATAATCGAGAACTACACGACAGTCTACGAGGGGACCCTGGGGAACCTGAACGTCATGAAGGACCTCTACCTGTCGATGATCCTCTCGATGACGTTCGCGCTGGTGTTCGCGGTCGTCCTCCCGGTGCTGACTGGGACGAACCCGACGATGACCGTCAGCGCCGTCATCCTCCTCTTTATCTTCGTGCAGACGGGGTTCTACATCGCCATCCGCTCGATCGCCCCTCACGACCCGGTCTGGTTCCATCCCGAGGAGTACCCGTCGCCGGTCGACGGTCGGCTCAACAAGATGTTCGCGATCGGGATCGGGCTGTCGCTCCTGCTGGCGTTTATCACCTACGGCGGCCGGATGGGAATCAGCCCCATAACACTCGACATGATCACGCCGTTCTGGTCGCCGCCACCGTTGCCGCTGTACGCCGCGGTCCCGATCACGCCGCTTCTCATCCCGGGGCTGGTGATCCGGGCCGAAGAACAGCGGATCCAGGGCCGCGACGAGGAGTTCCCCAGTTTCATCCGCGGACTCGGTGCCACCGAGGGCGCAAAGCAGTCGACGACCTCGACGGTCCTGAAGACACTCCGCAAGAAGGACTTCGGCCCGCTCACGCCCGAGATTGACAACCTCTACAAGCGGTTGAACATGCGAATCGAACCCGCCAGCGCGTGGCGACACTTTACTGCGGAGTGTCGGTCCTACCTCATCCAGACGTTCTCGGAGATGTACCTCGTCGGGCGCGGGATGGGCGGCGACCCCAAGCAACTCGGTGAGTTGATCGCCGAGAACATGAACCAGGTGCTACAGTTGCGCCAGCAGCGCAGACAGGAGACGACGACCCTGATCGGCCTCCTCTATGGGATCACCGCCGCCTCGACCTTCGCCTTTTTCATCGGGCTGCAGGTCGTCAACCTCCTGACCGAGCTGAGCCTCGATCTCGCCAGCAGCAGCGAGTTCAACGTCGCTTCACTGATCAACACCAGCGTCTACAACATTCCGTTCATCGAGTTCCTGCTGATCATCATCGTCGTCTTCAACGGGTTGCTGTCGGCGCTGATGATCCGCACCCTCGACGGCGGCCACAAAATGAACTCCTACATGCACTTCGTCATCCTGACGTGGCTCGGTGCGCTGACCGCCATCTTCACCAAGTGGATGGTCACGCAGTTCCTCGGGATCTGAGGGTGACAATCCGCTTTGGCAACCGTTAAAAGCCGCGATGTGAAAGGACGTGTACGGATGAGCGAGAGCCAACAGAAGCGGCGGCAAAAGTGCATCTCCTGTGGGATCAACATCTCCGGGACCAACGCCGCTGCGTTCAAGTGCCCCGACTGCGGGCACCAGATCTACCGCTGTGCGAAGTGCCGCAAGCAGAGCAACCTCTATGAGTGCCCCGACTGCGGGTTCACCGGACCATAACCATGGGAAAAGTCGCTGCCAAGATCAAGGTCATGCCGAACAGCCCGGACGTCGACCTGGACGCCCTCCAGGACCGTCTCGAAGCAGCCCTCCCCGAGGGCGCGAAGATCAACGGTTTCGAGCGTGACGACGTGGCTTTCGGCCTCGTCGCACTGCTTCCGACCGTGATCGTCCCCGACGAATCCGGCGGCACCGAAGCCGTCGAAGAGGCCTTCGGCGAGGTCGAGGGCGTCGAGAGCGTCTCCGTCGAGAACGTCGGCCGCGTCTGATCGAGTCGTTTTCCCGCGCCGTCCGTGTCACCGCCGGCCACGACAGTAGCGGAACGCACGTTTTATATGGCCGACCGGACTACCGAACGGCAAGAATGCCCAGTTCGAACGGTCCGCTCAAGGGAACACGCAACAAGCTCAAAAACGACCCCCGCGACCGGGGGACCTCGCCGCCACAGCGCGCCGTCCAGCAGTTCGAGGCGGGCGACACCGTCCACCTCGCGATCGACCCCAGCGTCAACGAGGGTCGCTTCCACCCGCGCTTCAACGGCCACACCGGCACCGTCGCCGGTAGCCAGGGCAAGGCCTACAAGGTCGAGATCACGGACGACGGCGTCGAGAAGACGCTGATCGTCAAGCCTGCGCACCTCCGACGACAGGAATGACGATCTTCAAAGAGATCGTCGACGAGGAGTACCTGACCCTCGCGGAGGCGAAGGAGCACCTCGAAGACATCGAACGCGAGCGCGCACTCGACGAGGATCGCGAGATGCGCTACGAGCTCACGCGGGCCGTCGAGCACGTCAACCGCTTCGCGGTGTTAGACGTCGAAGAGTCCGAGGAGTTCGTCGCCGAACTCCAGGAGCTGGAAAAGATCGACGAGGCGACCGCCTACAAGATCGCCAACCTCCTGCCGCAGGATCGAGACGAACTCCGTGCCGTCTTCGCCCAGGAGCGGTACTCGCTGTCTGGCGAGGAACTCGACGACGTGCTCAACGTCGTCGCGAAGTACGTCTGATCACTCCTCGGCGCTCTCTTCTTCCTCGTTGTCCTCGTCTTCGCCGTCGACGTCGACCCGGCGAGAGACGTCGACGCGATAGTTCTGGAGGATATCCCGGCCGAGCAGGACGGGGTACTGCATGTGACTACGGTCTTCGACGCTGGCGGTGACGGTGTGGCGGCTCCCGCCGACGGCGACGACCAGATCGACGACCGGCCGGCTCTTGGAGGCCTTGCGGCTGCCGGATTTGACCTTCGTGATCGACTTGATCGGGCCAGCACCGATGTCGGCGGCCAGTCCGGTGTCGATGCTGGTCCGGGTCGCGCCGGTGTCGGATTTCGCCAGAACGGTCTTCGAGCCGCTCGTGCCGCTGACGATGACTTCCTCGATGTAGCCGATGGTCTGTGGCTCTCGGGTGCTGGCCGTGACGGTGCTGGGCCGGCAGTCGGGCACCGAGTCGTCCAGTACCGCGGCCAGTTCCGCGACTCGATCCTCGTCGATCGTGCCACCGCCCCGCTCGATCGCGTGCGCGGCGATGTAGGGCGCGGGGCTGTGCCCGGTCGCCTCGTAGAGACCCTTGAATCCCGCCGTCGGATTGACTTCGAGGACGAGCCAGCCGTCCTCGCTCTCGACGAGGTCGACGCCGGCGTAGTCCAGTTCGACGGCGTCGGTCGCCCGGCGCGCGATCTCCAGCACCGAGTCGGGGACGTCGTCGGTGGCGTCGACGACCTCACCGCCGAGGGCGACGTTGGTCCGCCAGTCGTTCTCGGGGGCGTAGCGATACATCGCGCCGACAACCGTGTCGTCGACGACGTACACCCGGAGGTCACGAGCCCGCGCGTCGGGGTCGCGCTCGACGAGCGACTGGAGGAACGCGTAGCGGTTGCCGACCCGGGCGTTGACGCGGTCACCGGGACCGACCTTCCAGGTGCCGCCGCCGTTGGTTCCGATGGCAGTCTTGTAGACGGCCTCGGTGTCTGCGTCGGTCAGCCAGGCGTTGAGGCGTTCGGACTCCAGGGCCAGCAGCGCGTCGGGGACGGGGACGGCTGCGTCTGACAGCGCTGCGGCCGTCGTGACCTTGTGCATCGCGGTCAGCGTGGCGGCGGGTTCGTTCAGCGTCGGCCGCAGGCGGGCGAGCGTGTTCGCCAGCCCGAGTTCCTCGCAGGGTTCGGTCGACTTCGAAAGCAACAGGCGATTGACGACGACGTCGACGTCAGGCTGGAGAGTCACCTCGCCGTCGGTGACGTCGACGACGAGATTCTCCCGGCGGAGCCACGCGGGATCGTGGCCCAGTGCCTCGACGGCGTTGCAGATGGCCTTGGTCTCCTTGCTGTTGTGAAGGCTCAGGACACCCACGGTGACGGGCCTCGGTGCGGTCATAGACAGACGTGAGTCGGCGGCGGTGAAGAACCCTCGGCCGACCCGTCCCGGAGTGGGCGTCACACGTTTTACTATTCCGCGCCACGGGAACTGTATGGACGACGAGGAACCGTTCACCTACGACGGTGGGCGGGTCGATCCGGGCGAGACCCAGAACCTCCGATATACGGTCAGCGAGACGTATCTGGGCGACCCAGTCAAGATGCCGGTGACGATCGTCAACGGCGAGCGGCCGGGACCGTCGATCGCGCTCACGGCCGCGGTCCACGGGGACGAACTCAACGGAATCGAGGTCGTCCGCGAGGTCGCCCACGAGTGGGATCTCACGGACCTCGCTGGAACGCTCGTCTGTCTCCCAGTGCTGAACGTCCCGGGGTTCGTCGCACAGGAGCGATACCTCCCGGTCTACGACAGGGATCTCAATCGCGCGTTCCCGGGCGAAGTCGGCGGGACCAGTTCCAAACGGATGGCCCGGTCGATCTTCGACAACTTCCTCGAGCCCTGTGACCTCTGTGTCGACTTCCACACGTCGACCCGAGGACGTTCGAACATGCTCCACGTCCGGGCGGAGATGGCCAACAAGCGCGTCGAGCGGTTGGCCCGCGCGTTCGCCTCGAACGTGATCAT
The Halapricum salinum genome window above contains:
- a CDS encoding RNA polymerase Rpb4 family protein, whose amino-acid sequence is MTIFKEIVDEEYLTLAEAKEHLEDIERERALDEDREMRYELTRAVEHVNRFAVLDVEESEEFVAELQELEKIDEATAYKIANLLPQDRDELRAVFAQERYSLSGEELDDVLNVVAKYV
- a CDS encoding 50S ribosomal protein L21e, which encodes MPSSNGPLKGTRNKLKNDPRDRGTSPPQRAVQQFEAGDTVHLAIDPSVNEGRFHPRFNGHTGTVAGSQGKAYKVEITDDGVEKTLIVKPAHLRRQE
- a CDS encoding RimK family alpha-L-glutamate ligase; translation: MTAPRPVTVGVLSLHNSKETKAICNAVEALGHDPAWLRRENLVVDVTDGEVTLQPDVDVVVNRLLLSKSTEPCEELGLANTLARLRPTLNEPAATLTAMHKVTTAAALSDAAVPVPDALLALESERLNAWLTDADTEAVYKTAIGTNGGGTWKVGPGDRVNARVGNRYAFLQSLVERDPDARARDLRVYVVDDTVVGAMYRYAPENDWRTNVALGGEVVDATDDVPDSVLEIARRATDAVELDYAGVDLVESEDGWLVLEVNPTAGFKGLYEATGHSPAPYIAAHAIERGGGTIDEDRVAELAAVLDDSVPDCRPSTVTASTREPQTIGYIEEVIVSGTSGSKTVLAKSDTGATRTSIDTGLAADIGAGPIKSITKVKSGSRKASKSRPVVDLVVAVGGSRHTVTASVEDRSHMQYPVLLGRDILQNYRVDVSRRVDVDGEDEDNEEEESAEE
- a CDS encoding succinylglutamate desuccinylase/aspartoacylase family protein encodes the protein MDDEEPFTYDGGRVDPGETQNLRYTVSETYLGDPVKMPVTIVNGERPGPSIALTAAVHGDELNGIEVVREVAHEWDLTDLAGTLVCLPVLNVPGFVAQERYLPVYDRDLNRAFPGEVGGTSSKRMARSIFDNFLEPCDLCVDFHTSTRGRSNMLHVRAEMANKRVERLARAFASNVIIDTEGTAGTLRREATRAGVATVTIEMGEAHRFQRSLIDQALEGIRSVFAEYGVLKTEVVRWPGWRTVVDGSSEKTWVRADAGGLVDMHADRGAFVEAGSTICTIANPFKTATVRVHAPFDGVLIGVLENPVVYPGNPLCHLVKVDQPTQRAIERSQSA
- a CDS encoding elongation factor 1-beta; the encoded protein is MGKVAAKIKVMPNSPDVDLDALQDRLEAALPEGAKINGFERDDVAFGLVALLPTVIVPDESGGTEAVEEAFGEVEGVESVSVENVGRV
- a CDS encoding HVO_2753 family zinc finger protein, translated to MSESQQKRRQKCISCGINISGTNAAAFKCPDCGHQIYRCAKCRKQSNLYECPDCGFTGP
- the flaJ gene encoding archaellar assembly protein FlaJ; its protein translation is MATKDSASADLSLSSTFAGLLDSYRRMDIPLQRYLLTILLPAVVFFFVTILAALFLDLPAVATVPMPLLGVLMLVTAVFYPKIQLSQRKRELNNRFHLMVTHMTVLSTTKIDRMEVFRALAEEDEYGELATELGRIVELVDTWNQSLDDALRRRAKQVPSDTLSDFFDRLAYNLGAGQALEDYLVSEQDMIIENYTTVYEGTLGNLNVMKDLYLSMILSMTFALVFAVVLPVLTGTNPTMTVSAVILLFIFVQTGFYIAIRSIAPHDPVWFHPEEYPSPVDGRLNKMFAIGIGLSLLLAFITYGGRMGISPITLDMITPFWSPPPLPLYAAVPITPLLIPGLVIRAEEQRIQGRDEEFPSFIRGLGATEGAKQSTTSTVLKTLRKKDFGPLTPEIDNLYKRLNMRIEPASAWRHFTAECRSYLIQTFSEMYLVGRGMGGDPKQLGELIAENMNQVLQLRQQRRQETTTLIGLLYGITAASTFAFFIGLQVVNLLTELSLDLASSSEFNVASLINTSVYNIPFIEFLLIIIVVFNGLLSALMIRTLDGGHKMNSYMHFVILTWLGALTAIFTKWMVTQFLGI